Proteins from one Spirochaetota bacterium genomic window:
- a CDS encoding methyltransferase — protein MGIFKIIITIAGVIFWIILLPVIIALFSFKIIPIPFDTTELAGIGVVVGIIGLLISSWAVIVQITIGKGTPVPLLGPQKLIVTGPYRFCRNPMTLGLTMYYTGAGIIINHGIAAALLLAVVLFHILYDAFFEEKELVRKFGSDYIHYKTTTPFILPKIKLYKK, from the coding sequence GTGGGGATCTTTAAAATTATTATAACGATAGCTGGTGTTATTTTTTGGATTATACTACTACCGGTAATTATCGCACTATTTTCATTTAAAATTATACCGATACCGTTTGATACCACTGAGCTTGCCGGTATAGGCGTTGTCGTGGGAATAATTGGATTGTTAATTTCTTCATGGGCTGTTATTGTACAAATAACCATAGGTAAAGGAACACCTGTCCCCTTGCTTGGCCCTCAAAAACTTATAGTTACAGGACCTTACAGGTTTTGCCGCAATCCCATGACACTGGGCCTGACGATGTATTATACAGGTGCCGGCATTATTATTAACCATGGTATAGCTGCAGCACTATTGTTAGCAGTAGTTCTTTTTCATATACTCTATGATGCGTTTTTTGAGGAAAAAGAACTGGTGCGCAAATTTGGTAGTGACTATATACATTATAAAACAACAACCCCTTTCATCCTGCCAAAAATAAAGCTTTATAAAAAATAA
- a CDS encoding oxidoreductase translates to MNKKACVLGATGLVGSNLLSLLTNDNDYSAIHVITRRKLQLQASTVTQYIADFNNLETVANVFAVDDVFCCLGTTMKKAGSKEAFKQVDYEYVVKAAKLAHTQGAKQFLVVSAVGAHPHSLFFYNRIKGQMENDVASIPFTAVHIFRPSLLLGQRDERRFAEDIAQRCAKPLSYILKGPLKKYAPVEAKHVAQSMIQAAKANIPGIHIYEAL, encoded by the coding sequence ATGAATAAAAAAGCGTGTGTGCTGGGTGCAACTGGTCTTGTTGGCTCAAACCTTCTATCGTTGCTCACAAATGATAATGATTACTCTGCTATACATGTGATAACACGGCGAAAGCTGCAACTACAGGCCAGTACAGTCACTCAATATATTGCTGATTTTAATAATCTTGAAACGGTAGCCAATGTATTTGCCGTTGACGATGTCTTTTGCTGCCTGGGCACAACAATGAAAAAAGCAGGCTCAAAAGAAGCATTTAAACAGGTTGATTACGAGTATGTAGTGAAAGCAGCTAAATTAGCACATACGCAGGGGGCAAAACAATTTTTGGTTGTCAGTGCAGTTGGGGCTCATCCCCATTCGCTGTTTTTTTATAATAGAATAAAAGGACAGATGGAAAACGATGTGGCTTCAATTCCATTTACAGCAGTGCATATATTCAGACCTTCGCTTCTCCTTGGACAAAGAGATGAAAGGCGTTTTGCGGAAGATATTGCACAACGATGTGCAAAGCCATTATCCTATATACTGAAGGGACCGTTAAAAAAGTACGCACCTGTGGAAGCAAAGCATGTAGCTCAATCCATGATACAGGCAGCAAAAGCAAATATACCGGGCATTCACATTTATGAAGCATTATAG
- a CDS encoding M23 family metallopeptidase, with protein MNKKWIIFILITMVATIQASVVKQKHADTEKVKQQYASDVEKKEAIIKKIHALMKEINANVGGDEKLIVPVEPSQATDVVDHDEYAKKEIIPEKKQEEGKKGKEETFIAPTKGKMTSKYGYRENPVTKKYSFHKGIDIAAPKGTKVVASATGSVVTSQYMSNGYGNCIIIEHENNTKTLYAHLQKRLVKVGDVVQQGDQIGTVGATGRATGPHLHYEVYKGKQSINPEELIHY; from the coding sequence ATGAATAAAAAATGGATTATCTTTATACTTATTACAATGGTAGCAACTATTCAAGCTTCTGTAGTTAAGCAAAAACATGCTGATACTGAAAAAGTTAAACAGCAGTATGCATCTGATGTTGAAAAGAAGGAAGCAATCATAAAAAAAATACATGCATTGATGAAAGAAATAAATGCAAATGTTGGTGGAGATGAAAAACTTATAGTCCCTGTTGAACCTTCTCAAGCTACCGATGTGGTTGACCACGATGAATATGCAAAAAAAGAAATTATACCTGAGAAAAAACAAGAAGAAGGCAAGAAAGGCAAAGAAGAAACATTCATTGCCCCCACAAAAGGAAAAATGACAAGTAAATATGGATACAGGGAAAATCCTGTCACCAAAAAATATTCATTTCATAAAGGAATAGACATAGCTGCTCCAAAAGGAACTAAAGTAGTTGCAAGCGCAACTGGCTCAGTGGTTACATCACAGTATATGAGTAATGGCTATGGTAATTGCATCATCATTGAACATGAAAACAATACAAAAACATTATATGCACATCTGCAAAAGCGTCTGGTAAAAGTTGGTGATGTTGTACAGCAGGGAGATCAAATAGGAACTGTCGGTGCTACCGGAAGAGCAACCGGACCACATCTTCACTATGAAGTATATAAAGGTAAGCAATCAATTAATCCAGAAGAGCTTATTCATTATTAA